From one Lotus japonicus ecotype B-129 chromosome 3, LjGifu_v1.2 genomic stretch:
- the LOC130745808 gene encoding uncharacterized protein LOC130745808, whose translation MLLRSSSAPILSSLTEPEHILHLPRTTSVLSLSQTLADINLQNSSSSFKKKNCVPRSHVLRNQHSSTKIKERNGVKDPQLKTSMKAQSSIQELLPSPGLDMGVVDHKKYGVGKEAKRLQTSVVGGGMGRNGGCDGSGGGWDFSEGSNHGRDKTDAYYQNMIEANPDDALLLGNYAKFLKEVRRDYTKAEEYLERAILASPGDGHTLSLYADLIWQTEKNADRAEQYFNQAVQSAPEDSYVLASYANFLWDAEDEEDKDSQNELDHSRNAYPNPTDLFQENNHHPHLTAAS comes from the exons ATGTTACTTCGAAGCTCCTCTGCACCAATTCTGAGTTCTTTGACTGAGCCAGAACACATTCTTCACCTTCCTAGAACAACATCAGTTTTAAGTCTAAGCCAAACCTTAGCAGACATAAACCTTCAAAACTCATCATCAAGTTTTAAGAAGAAAAATTGTGTCCCACGTAGTCATGTTCTTAGAAACCAACATAGTAGCACAAAGATCAAAGAGAGAAATGGAGTGAAAGATCCACAGCTAAAAACTAGCATGAAAGCACAATCTTCTATTCAGGAACTGCTTCCAAGCCCTGGATTAGACATGGGAGTCGTGGATCATAAAAAGTATGGTGTTGGGAAGGAAGCTAAGAGGTTACAGACTTCAGTGGTGGGTGGTGGGATGGGAAGAAATGGTGGTTGTGATGGTAGCGGAGGAGGGTGGGATTTTTCTGAAGGAAGTAATCATGGTAGAGACAAGACAGATGCTTATTACCAAAACATGATTGAAGCAAACCCTGATGATGCTCTTTTGCTAGGAAATTATGCAAAGTTTTTGAAAGAG GTTCGTAGAGACTATACTAAAGCAGAAGAATATCTTGAAAGGGCGATTTTGGCTAGTCCTGGTGATGGTCATACTCTGTCCCTGTATGCTGATTTAATATGGCAAACAGAAAAGAATGCTGATCGAGCTGAACAATACTTTAATCAAGCTGTTCAAAGTGCCCCAGAAGATAG TTATGTCCTAGCTTCATATGCTAATTTCCTGTGGGAcgctgaagatgaagaagataaagaCAGTCAAAATGAATTGGATCACAGCCGTAATGCATATCCAAATCCAACCGATCTCTTTCAAGAAAATAACCATCACCCTCATCTCACTGCAGCCTCATAA
- the LOC130744703 gene encoding uncharacterized protein LOC130744703 gives MASSWTQTLYAIVKELGEWRYGRWEWNFKWRRALRGREELWFDTLLNIINNGSLQDGRPDRWLWEPGEEGAYSVNSAYSFLQVSDLGVSDIDFQSIWSAFAPSKVKAFAWCMLLNRIPTKANLRRRGVIPAEGDVLCPFCNRIEECCDHLFCTCSRSFDVWNAVYRWLGFETVLPASSESLFSQFSFVGRNKKQRLAEITVWMASCWSLWITRNSVIFKDGVWDGGLVVELIQVRTWHWLKEKVREFHYSLYEWKSNPIICLSSL, from the coding sequence ATGGCCTCTTCTTGGACACAAACACTATATGCTATTGTAAAGGAGTTGGGGGAGTGGAGATATGGCAGGTGGGAGTGGAATTTTAAATGGAGAAGGGCGTTGCGTGGGAGGGAGGAGTTGTGGTTTGATACCCTgttgaatattattaataatggtAGTTTGCAGGATGGGAGGCCGGATAGATGGTTGTGGGAGCCAGGGGAGGAGGGTGCTTATTCAGTTAACTCAGCTTATTCTTTTTTGCAGGTGAGTGATTTAGGAGTGTCTGACATCGATTTTCAATCAATCTGGTCTGCATTTGCTCCCTCAAAGGTCAAAGCTTTTGCTTGGTGCATGCTGCTAAATCGGATCCCGACCAAGGCGAATTTAAGGAGGAGAGGTGTCATTCCGGCAGAGGGGGATGTATTATGTCCTTTTTGTAATCGTATAGAAGAGTGTTGTGATCATTTGTTCTGTACGTGCTCACGGTCTTTTGATGTCTGGAATGCTGTCTATCGGTGGTTGGGGTTTGAAACTGTATTGccagcttcatcagaatcactTTTTAGTCAGTTCTCCTTTGTTGGCAGAAACAAGAAACAACGACTTGCTGAGATAACAGTGTGGATGGCGTCTTGCTGGTCCTTGTGGATAACTCGTAACAGTGTTATTTTCAAGGATGGTGTTTGGGACGGTGGTTTGGTTGTGGAATTAATCCAGGTTCGAACTTGGCATTGGTTAAAAGAGAAAGTGAGGGAGTTTCATTATTCATTATATGAATGGAAGTCAAATCCGATCATATGCCTCTCTTCTCTTTGA